A stretch of Brassica napus cultivar Da-Ae chromosome C6, Da-Ae, whole genome shotgun sequence DNA encodes these proteins:
- the LOC106426234 gene encoding acyl carrier protein 2, mitochondrial-like yields the protein MAARNALLRYLRVNANPSPALPSSSVLLRRFSEEVRGSFLDKSDVTDRVISVVKNFQRVDPSKVTPKAHFINDLGLDSLDNVEVVMALEEEFGFEIPDNDADKIQSVDLAVDFIASHPQAT from the exons ATGGCGGCGAGAAATGCTCTGCTTCGATACCTTAGAGTCAACGCCAATCCATCGCCTGCACTCCCTTCGAGCTCTgtacttcttcgtcgtttctcGGAGGAAGTAAGAGGATCGTTTCTAGACAAATCTGACGTGACAGATCGCGTTATCTCTGTCGTCAAAAACTTTCAAAGAGTCGATCCCTCAAAG GTAACACCAAAAGCCCATTTTATTAACGATCTCGGGTTAGACAGTTTGGACAATGTGGAGGTTGTGATGGCATTGGAGGAAGAGTTTGGGTTTGAGATCCCTGATAATGATGCTGACAAGATCCAGTCCGTTGATCTTGCTGTTGACTTTATCGCTTCTCATCCTCAGGCTACGTAA
- the LOC125588637 gene encoding exopolygalacturonase-like, whose amino-acid sequence MGFAFVNNSRINGITSLNSKMGHFNFFSVHHFNITDVTITAPGDSPNTDGLKFGFCSNINISKTHIGTGDDCIAILSGTTNMDISDVNCGPGHGISVGSLGKNKEEKDVNGLTVRDIVFDGTSDGIRIKTWESSASKILVSNFVYENIQMINVGNPINIDQKYCPHPPCEKKVNSLRKIQT is encoded by the coding sequence ATGGGATTTGCATTCGTGAACAACTCAAGAATCAATGGGATAACATCACTCAACAGCAAAATGGGACACTTCAACTTCTTCTCTGTCCATCACTTCAACATCACTGACGTCACTATAACAGCTCCCGGCGACAGCCCAAACACTGATGGGCTAAAGTTCGGGTTCTGTAGCAACATTAACATCTCCAAGACACACATTGGTACAGGAGACGACTGTATCGCCATCCTTTCCGGAACCACCAATATGGATATCTCTGATGTCAATTGTGGTCCCGGACATGGGATTAGTGTCGGAAGCTTAGGgaagaacaaagaagagaaGGACGTTAATGGCTTAACCGTAAGAGACATAGTCTTTGACGGCACAAGCGATGGTATTCGGATCAAGACTTGGGAATCTTCAGCTTCGAAGATTCTTGTTTCTAACTTTGTGTACGAGAATATTCAAATGATTAACGTTGGAAACCCTATCAACATCGACCAGAAGTATTGTCCTCACCCACCTTGTGAAAAGAAGGTGAACTCTCTACGCAAGATACAAACTTAG